In Sander vitreus isolate 19-12246 chromosome 7, sanVit1, whole genome shotgun sequence, a genomic segment contains:
- the kcna2b gene encoding potassium voltage-gated channel subfamily A member 2b, protein MTVATSDPADEAAAHPGQPQDQYDPELDHECCERVVINISGLRFETQLKTLSQFPETLLGDPKKRMRYFDPLRNEYFFDRNRPSFDAILYYYQSGGRLRRPVNVTLDIFSEEIRFYELGEEAMEIFREDEGFIKEEERPLPENEFQRQVWLLFEYPESSGPARIIAIISVMVILISIVSFCLETLPIFRNEDEETYNFPFPSMSNATSTYDSSAYFKDPFFIVETLCIIWFSFEFLVRFFACPSKAGFFGNIMNIIDIVAIIPYFITLGTELAERPEDGQAGQQAMSLAILRVIRLVRVFRIFKLSRHSKGLQILGQTLKASMRELGLLIFFLFIGVILFSSAVYFAEADEPQSQFSSIPEAFWWAVVSMTTVGYGDMVPTTIGGKIVGSLCAIAGVLTIALPVPVIVSNFNYFYHRETEGEEQAQYLNVPSVPKVSSADDLKKSGRSGSGSTLSKSDYVEIQEAVNHSTEDFRPEGMKTGNCTLSNTNYVNITKMRTDV, encoded by the coding sequence ATGACGGTTGCTACCAGCGACCCTGCGGATGAAGCCGCAGCACATCCGGGTCAGCCTCAGGACCAGTACGACCCAGAGCTGGACCATGAGTGCTGCGAGAGGGTCGTCATCAACATATCAGGCTTGCGCTTTGAGACACAGCTCAAGACCCTCTCCCAGTTTCCAGAGACGCTGCTGGGGGATCCCAAGAAAAGGATGAGGTATTTTGATCCTCTCCGGAATGAGTACTTTTTTGATCGAAATCGACCAAGTTTTGATGCTATTCTGTATTATTACCAATCAGGAGGGAGGCTGCGCCGGCCTGTTAATGTGACCCTGGACATTTTTTCTGAGGAGATCCGGTTTTATGAATTGGGTGAGGAGGCTATGGAAATCTTTAGGGAGGATGAAGGTTTCATAAAGGAAGAGGAGCGGCCTCTGCCAGAGAATGAGTTTCAGAGACAAGTATGGTTGCTGTTTGAGTATCCAGAAAGCTCAGGTCCTGCGCGTATCATTGCCATCATCTCTGTCATGGTGATTCTTATCTCTATTGTCAGCTTCTGTCTGGAGACATTGCCAATTTTCCGAAATGAGGATGAGGAGACGTACAATTTTCCATTCCCGTCAATGTCCAATGCCACCTCTACCTATGACAGCTCGGCGTATTTTAAAGACCCTTTCTTCATCGTGGAGACTCTCTGTATCATCTGGTTTTCTTTTGAGTTCCTAGTTAGGTTCTTTGCCTGTCCCAGTAAAGCCGGATTTTTTGGCAACATCATGAACATCATTGATATTGTGGCAATCATCCCCTACTTCATCACCCTGGGAACAGAGCTAGCAGAGAGGCCAGAGGACGGCCAGGCAGGCCAGCAGGCTATGTCTTTGGCTATTCTCCGTGTTATTCGTCTAGTCAGGGTGTTTCGTATCTTTAAACTCTCACGTCACTCCAAGGGGCTCCAGATCTTAGGCCAGACTCTGAAGGCTAGTATGCGTGAGTTGGGCCTTCTCATCTTCTTCCTGTTCATCGGCGTGATCCTCTTCTCCAGTGCTGTCTACTTCGCAGAAGCAGACGAGCCACAATCCCAGTTCAGCAGCATCCCTGAGGCCTTTTGGTGGGCCGTGGTTTCCATGACCACCGTGGGCTATGGAGACATGGTCCCAACAACCATTGGAGGAAAGATTGTGGGGTCTCTCTGCGCCATTGCCGGTGTGCTGACTATTGCCCTGCCTGTGCCTGTCATTGTGTCAAACTTCAACTACTTCTACCACCGAGAGACAGAGGGCGAGGAACAGGCACAATATCTGAATGTCCCAAGTGTGCCTAAAGTGAGCTCAGCTGACGATCTGAAAAAGAGCGGTCGGAGCGGCAGTGGGTCCACTCTCAGTAAATCTGACTATGTGGAGATCCAGGAGGCTGTGAACCACAGCACTGAGGACTTCAGACCAGAGGGCATGAAAACAGGAAACTGCACCCTGTCCAACACTAACTATGTCAACATCACTAAGATGCGTACAGATGTATAA